A section of the Triticum dicoccoides isolate Atlit2015 ecotype Zavitan chromosome 7A, WEW_v2.0, whole genome shotgun sequence genome encodes:
- the LOC119331676 gene encoding uncharacterized protein LOC119331676 isoform X1: MGSPSAPPALLLSFLALPYGSSSRRSLFLNSKQRLQRLPSPGTGRRHVAAAAVDKLAPRPPEAGRLRWKYRLACRGSYDSGNGLPGPPPPPPSGEASASRNAAKFSVDGWRPALRRWDVPWQWPTVSLTMVACALSALLAGKVEQSVLEYLGYQAGEATIDEKAGVLFLEQFSVTAVAIGVIFGITNTFRPFSDDIFRYDFKEPFKLQNGWLLWAGIGLFFALVSISLTGAVMTFLNGETTQRETDSLLLLLPLIGSSNISTACLLGITGVLAPILEETVFRGFLMVSLTMWFSTPVSVLITAVVFAFAHLTPGEFPQLFVLGVALGFSYSQTRNLLTPITIHAAWNSGVILLLTFLQLQGYDIKELLQAS; this comes from the exons ATGGGCTCGCCGTCGGCTCCGCCCGCTCTCCTCCTCAGCTTCCTCGCGCTGCCCTACGGTAGCAGCAGCAGAAGATCCCTCTTCCTCAACTCGAAGCAGAGGCTGCAGCGATTGCCTTCACCAGGAACCGGTCGCCgtcacgtggcggcggcggcggtggacaagCTCGCGCCCCGGCCGCCGGAGGCTGGCCGTCTTAGGTGGAAGTACCGGCTAGCGTGCCGCGGGTCCTACGATTCAGGAAAcgggcttcccgggcctcctcctccgcctccttccgGTGAGGCGAGTGCGTCAAGAAATGCTGCGAAATTT AGCGTGGATGGGTGGCGTCCTGCCCTTCGCCGATGGGATGTGCCATGGCAGTGGCCAACCGTGTCCCTCACCATGGTGGCCTGTGCACTAAG CGCTCTTTTGGCAGGAAAGGTTGAGCAATCAGTTTTGGAGTATCTAGGCTATCAAGCCGGAGAGGCAACTATTGATGAGAAGGCCGGGGTACTCTTTCTGGAACAATT TAGTGTGACAGCAGTTGCCATTGGAGTTATATTTGGCATCACCAATACCTTTCGACCATTCTCGGATGACATATTTCGTTATG ATTTTAAGGAACCATTTAAGCTGCAAAACGGCTGGCTCCTGTGGGCTGGAATTGGCCTCTTTTTTGCTCTAGTTTCCATTTCTTTAACTGGAGCAGTGATGACCTTTCTGAATGGTGAAACCACACAGAGAGAG ACTGACTCACTACTTCTTCTATTGCCACTGATAGGCTCGTCGAATATCAG CACTGCCTGTCTGCTGGGCATCACTGGGGTTCTTGCACCAATTTTGGAGGAAACTGTATTTAGAGGATTTCTAATGGTATCCTTGACTATGTG GTTTTCTACGCCAGTATCTGTTCTGATCACAGCTGTGGTGTTTGCCTTTGCTCATCTTACACCAGGAGAGTTTCCCCAACTTTTTGTGCTTG GTGTGGCACTGGGATTCTCATATTCTCAAACTCGGAATCTTCTTACTCCTATCACAATTCATGCTGCTTGGAATTCCGGAGTAATATTGTTACTAACCTTTCTTcag TTGCAGGGATATGATATCAAGGAGCTGCTACAGGCGTCTTGA
- the LOC119331676 gene encoding uncharacterized protein LOC119331676 isoform X2, protein MGSPSAPPALLLSFLALPYGSSSRRSLFLNSKQRLQRLPSPGTGRRHVAAAAVDKLAPRPPEAGRLRWKYRLACRGSYDSGNGLPGPPPPPPSGESVDGWRPALRRWDVPWQWPTVSLTMVACALSALLAGKVEQSVLEYLGYQAGEATIDEKAGVLFLEQFSVTAVAIGVIFGITNTFRPFSDDIFRYDFKEPFKLQNGWLLWAGIGLFFALVSISLTGAVMTFLNGETTQRETDSLLLLLPLIGSSNISTACLLGITGVLAPILEETVFRGFLMVSLTMWFSTPVSVLITAVVFAFAHLTPGEFPQLFVLGVALGFSYSQTRNLLTPITIHAAWNSGVILLLTFLQLQGYDIKELLQAS, encoded by the exons ATGGGCTCGCCGTCGGCTCCGCCCGCTCTCCTCCTCAGCTTCCTCGCGCTGCCCTACGGTAGCAGCAGCAGAAGATCCCTCTTCCTCAACTCGAAGCAGAGGCTGCAGCGATTGCCTTCACCAGGAACCGGTCGCCgtcacgtggcggcggcggcggtggacaagCTCGCGCCCCGGCCGCCGGAGGCTGGCCGTCTTAGGTGGAAGTACCGGCTAGCGTGCCGCGGGTCCTACGATTCAGGAAAcgggcttcccgggcctcctcctccgcctccttccgGTGAG AGCGTGGATGGGTGGCGTCCTGCCCTTCGCCGATGGGATGTGCCATGGCAGTGGCCAACCGTGTCCCTCACCATGGTGGCCTGTGCACTAAG CGCTCTTTTGGCAGGAAAGGTTGAGCAATCAGTTTTGGAGTATCTAGGCTATCAAGCCGGAGAGGCAACTATTGATGAGAAGGCCGGGGTACTCTTTCTGGAACAATT TAGTGTGACAGCAGTTGCCATTGGAGTTATATTTGGCATCACCAATACCTTTCGACCATTCTCGGATGACATATTTCGTTATG ATTTTAAGGAACCATTTAAGCTGCAAAACGGCTGGCTCCTGTGGGCTGGAATTGGCCTCTTTTTTGCTCTAGTTTCCATTTCTTTAACTGGAGCAGTGATGACCTTTCTGAATGGTGAAACCACACAGAGAGAG ACTGACTCACTACTTCTTCTATTGCCACTGATAGGCTCGTCGAATATCAG CACTGCCTGTCTGCTGGGCATCACTGGGGTTCTTGCACCAATTTTGGAGGAAACTGTATTTAGAGGATTTCTAATGGTATCCTTGACTATGTG GTTTTCTACGCCAGTATCTGTTCTGATCACAGCTGTGGTGTTTGCCTTTGCTCATCTTACACCAGGAGAGTTTCCCCAACTTTTTGTGCTTG GTGTGGCACTGGGATTCTCATATTCTCAAACTCGGAATCTTCTTACTCCTATCACAATTCATGCTGCTTGGAATTCCGGAGTAATATTGTTACTAACCTTTCTTcag TTGCAGGGATATGATATCAAGGAGCTGCTACAGGCGTCTTGA
- the LOC119331676 gene encoding membrane-embedded CAAX protease MroQ-like isoform X3 yields the protein MVACALSALLAGKVEQSVLEYLGYQAGEATIDEKAGVLFLEQFSVTAVAIGVIFGITNTFRPFSDDIFRYDFKEPFKLQNGWLLWAGIGLFFALVSISLTGAVMTFLNGETTQRETDSLLLLLPLIGSSNISTACLLGITGVLAPILEETVFRGFLMVSLTMWFSTPVSVLITAVVFAFAHLTPGEFPQLFVLGVALGFSYSQTRNLLTPITIHAAWNSGVILLLTFLQLQGYDIKELLQAS from the exons ATGGTGGCCTGTGCACTAAG CGCTCTTTTGGCAGGAAAGGTTGAGCAATCAGTTTTGGAGTATCTAGGCTATCAAGCCGGAGAGGCAACTATTGATGAGAAGGCCGGGGTACTCTTTCTGGAACAATT TAGTGTGACAGCAGTTGCCATTGGAGTTATATTTGGCATCACCAATACCTTTCGACCATTCTCGGATGACATATTTCGTTATG ATTTTAAGGAACCATTTAAGCTGCAAAACGGCTGGCTCCTGTGGGCTGGAATTGGCCTCTTTTTTGCTCTAGTTTCCATTTCTTTAACTGGAGCAGTGATGACCTTTCTGAATGGTGAAACCACACAGAGAGAG ACTGACTCACTACTTCTTCTATTGCCACTGATAGGCTCGTCGAATATCAG CACTGCCTGTCTGCTGGGCATCACTGGGGTTCTTGCACCAATTTTGGAGGAAACTGTATTTAGAGGATTTCTAATGGTATCCTTGACTATGTG GTTTTCTACGCCAGTATCTGTTCTGATCACAGCTGTGGTGTTTGCCTTTGCTCATCTTACACCAGGAGAGTTTCCCCAACTTTTTGTGCTTG GTGTGGCACTGGGATTCTCATATTCTCAAACTCGGAATCTTCTTACTCCTATCACAATTCATGCTGCTTGGAATTCCGGAGTAATATTGTTACTAACCTTTCTTcag TTGCAGGGATATGATATCAAGGAGCTGCTACAGGCGTCTTGA